A stretch of Phoenix dactylifera cultivar Barhee BC4 chromosome 16, palm_55x_up_171113_PBpolish2nd_filt_p, whole genome shotgun sequence DNA encodes these proteins:
- the LOC103716166 gene encoding 60S ribosomal protein L4-like: protein MASAVRPLVTVQPLEGDMATDGSNSVPLPDVLKASIRPDVVRFVHDNLSKNRRQPYAVSKRAGHQTSAESWGTGRAVSRIPRVPGGGTHRAGQGAFGNMVRGGRMFAPTKIWRRWHRRVNVNQRRFAVVSALAASAVPSLVMARGHRIESVGELPLVISDSAEAVEKTSSAIKLLKQIGAYPDAEKAKDSHQIRSGKGKMRNRRYVSRKGPLVVYGTGGSKIVKAFRNIPGVDVANVERLNLLKLAPGGHLGRFIIWTKSAFEKLDSVFGTFEKPSEKKKGYVLPRSKMINADLSRIINSDEVQSVVRPINKEVKRRALKKNPLKNLNTLLKLNPYAKTARRMALLAEAQRVKAKKEKLDKKRTQLSKEEAAAIKAAGRMWYKTMISDSDYTEFENFSKWLGVTQ, encoded by the exons ATGGCCTCCGCCGTCCGCCCTCTCGTCACCGTCCAGCCTCTAGAGGGAGACATGGCCACCGACGGATCCAACTCCGTCCCCCTTCCCGATGTCCTCAAGGCCTCGATACGCCCCGACGTCGTGCGCTTCGTCCACGACAACCTCTCCAAGAACCGCCGCCAGCCCTATGCCGTCTCCAAACGCGCCGGCCACCAGACGTCCGCGGAGTCCTGGGGCACCGGCCGCGCTGTCTCCCGTATCCCTCGCGTCCCCGGTGGCGGCACCCACCGCGCCGGCCAGGGAGCGTTCGGCAACATGGTTCGCGGCGGCCGGATGTTCGCCCCCACCAAGATCTGGCGCCGCTGGCACCGTCGTGTCAACGTCAACCAGCGTCGCTTCGCCGTAGTCTCCGCTCTCGCCGCGTCCGCCGTCCCCTCTCTCGTCATGGCCCGTGGCCACCGCATCGAGTCCGTCGGCGAGCTCCCTCTCGTTATATCCGACTCCGCTGAGGCCGTCGAGAAGACCTCCTCCGCCATCAAGCTCCTGAAGCAGATCGGCGCCTACCCCGACGCCGAGAAGGCCAAGGACTCCCACCAGATCCGCTCCGGCAAGGGAAAAATGCGCAATCGCCGCTACGTCTCCCGCAAGGGCCCCCTCGTCGTGTACGGCACTGGGGGATCCAAGATCGTCAAGGCTTTCCGCAACATCCCGGGCGTCGATGTTGCCAATGTCGAGCGCCTCAACCTGCTCAAACTCGCCCCCGGTGGTCACCTCGGCAGGTTCATCATCTGGACCAAGTCCGCCTTTGAGAAGCTTGACTCAGTGTTCGGGACATTCGAGAAGCCCTCtgagaagaagaagggctacGTGCTGCCCAGGTCCAAGATGATAAATGCCGATCTGTCCAGGATCATCAACTCCGACGAGGTGCAGTCAGTGGTTAGGCCAATCAACAAGGAGGTCAAGCGCCGCGCGCTTAAGAAGAACCCGCTGAAGAATCTGAACACTTTGCTGAAGCTGAACCCCTACGCCAAGACTGCCAGGAGAATGGCTCTTCTAGCTGAGGCACAGCGTGTTAAGGCCAAGAAGGAGAAGCTCGACAAGAAGAGGACCCAACTCTCTAAG GAAGAAGCTGCTGCAATCAAAGCTGCTGGGAGGATGTGGTACAAGACTATGATTTCAGACAGTGATTATACTGAATTCGAGAACTTCTCAAAGTGGCTAGGTGTTACTCAGTGA
- the LOC103716167 gene encoding protein gar2-like isoform X2, whose translation MAPKRRVVRTVRKSTAKSKTPASKSAAAAAKTPASQSTPSVTPPRPADSATPISPAATESPSGYSGRTAAAETPAADPASAPENVTPKASEPGSSAPENVTPKTSEPVASETVKVVKKNIIKKRVPTKASSAAKEEEKAQEAAVDLVAAAAAEIDLPVSAAEETPAQQSEPKKAGADEAVSVDHAQQEDAMETENPDSREENKDVLVEQHKGEAVEAATRAAPGDDEVGISERQRRRKTEIFIGGLDRDAKEEEDISGVFGKVGEIVEVRMMMDGQTGKNKGYCFLRYKEAAQAMKAVAEFAKVEALLYKTIHMCYLDESMLLLQWAMMHWNLI comes from the exons ATGGCTCCCAAGAGGCGAGTTGTCAGAACCGTCCGCAAATCTACCGCCAAATCCAAAACCCCCGCCTCCAaatccgccgccgccgcagccaAAACTCCCGCCTCCCAATCCACCCCTTCCGTCACCCCTCCGCGGCCGGCCGACTCGGCCACCCCCATCTCTCCGGCCGCCACTGAAAGCCCATCAGGCTACTCTGGAAGAACGGCTGCCGCCGAAACCCCTGCGGCGGACCCCGCCTCCGCGCCGGAGAATGTCACTCCGAAGGCCTCTGAACCTGGCTCCTCCGCGCCGGAGAATGTCACTCCGAAGACCTCTGAACCTGTGGCATCGGAAACCGTAAAGGTGGTGAAGAAGAATATCATCAAGAAAAGAGTTCCAACAAAGGCTTCATCTGCGgcgaaagaggaggagaaagccCAAGAAGCAGCAGTAGATTTAGTGGCGGCGGCAGCAGCAGAAATAGATTTACCGGTGTCAGCAGCGGAAGAAACCCCTGCCCAGCAGTCTGAGCCCAAAAAGGCTGGTGCTGATGAGGCTGTTAGCGTGGATCATGCTCAGCAAGAGGATGCAATGGAGACAGAGAATCCTGATTCTAGAGAGGAGAACAAGGATGTTTTAGTAGAACAGCACAAGGGAGAGGCAGTGGAGGCGGCAACAAGGGCAGCTCCTGGGGATGACGAGGTGGGGATATCAGAGCGGCAAAGGCGGAGGAAGACAGAGATCTTCATTGGAGGGCTTGATAGGGAtgcgaaggaagaagaagacataAGTGGGGTGTTTGGGAAGGTTGGAGAGATTGTGGAGGTCCGGATGATGATGGATGGGCAAACGGGGAAGAACAAAGGGTATTGTTTCTTGAGGTACAAGGAGGCAGCTCAGGCAATGAAGGCTGTTGCAGAGTTTGCTAAAGTGGAG GCCCTGCTGTACAAGACTATCCACATGTGTTACCTGGACGAAAGCATGCTTTTACTGCAATG GGCGATGATGCACTGGAATCTGATTTGA